tattaaactattccaatttttttataattactgaattaattatatttttcatagttaaatacttaaattattaaaattcaaatattttatgatataaatattttacgatataaattattttgtaaatttAAACTCCACAATtagtttgatccaaaatcacctatatacataaatattacaatatagagtaaagtatcgtttttatccacaacgtttggggtaagttcTAAAATTGTCcttaacgtttcaatcgtcctatttaagtctctaaagtttcaaaattgactcaacgTTGTCCTaccgttagggatccgttaacagaattgatggtgggataaattgagacgattttgaaacgttagagaattaaataggacgaaaacgttggggacaaaaacgatacataaaaataaattttaatttaattttatccttcaataatatcaattttttactacacatagtattcaattattttttaatcacatctaagtaaattatcattttaaataaatttatttttttataattttaaagaattttgatacattagagacaaaaggtataatttatattttattatatatatatattattttttcttttccaaaaatttatatactagtcattctataaatatttcatgataactaaaaatctttaagagtaaaattataaaaaaaaattatttagaacgaaagtaatgtgattaagttaatttacttaaatgtgattaaaaaataattgaatactatgtatagtaaaaaattgatattattgaaggataaaattaaattaaaatttatttctatgtatcgtttttatCCTCAACGTTTTTGTcatatttaagtccctaacgttttaaaatcatctcaattttgttccatcgtcaattctgttaacggatctttaacggcaggacaacattgagtcaattttgaaacgttagggacttaaataggacgattgaaataTTAGGGATAATTTtgggacttaccccaaacgttggagACAAAAACGATGCTTTACTCTACAATATATTATCATATTTTTCTCTTAAATTCTCCAATACTCAAAGAAAATTAGATGAAAAGTTTTTCTTCAATACACATAAGCATATTCATATCTTGGAAAGGTTCTGAAAGCCAGTTCGAATCAGCGAGTTGAACGGTCAAATCATGAACCGATGAGAATGACAATTTGGACAAATGTGAAaaccaaaaatttgaaaaaccaaAATTAGATTGCTAAACCGGCCGAGAAACGGTCAGTTGAACCGAATCGAGATCTAGTCGATTTTCTAACTTTTTACAAAAACGGCGTCGTTTGGCTTCAGGAGCCCTAACCATTACCGAATCCAACTctataacaccctaccacactgagctttacgcttaagtcgtaaaatagaggttgtgtggtattacgacctctaaaataaaatatgtacatATAATAGTAGAAAgattataatatgctaggagccttgaagaatagagGGAATAAAAATCGCGAAATAAAAGCGTAACGCTCAAGGAACGAGTTAACTTGCATGCTAAGaaaacaaacacacacacacacacacacacacacacacatatccaaaatccaaatgtacataaacacaatcctgcctctccataaacctctaagaggataaaaaataataagttatgcggagagaaagccaagtacatatatatacatcactGCACAACAAAATAACCTAGTAACCACTTCGCCTCAGGTATCCAGacacctgcatctgaaaaatagcaacatagtatggaatgagaactggaggttctcattatggtaaaggtgccacacacataagatataaggtcctggaaatgccagaggcaatcctagaacgctgACACTCAGATTAcagagcttaaagtattaaacataaggcataaaaggtggttttctaaaagtatctaaacctataactaacttaacttaaccttaaatctAAATCCCACATTGCCATTTCTCCATTCCTCCAACTCCATTAATGCATTTCACAGACAAATAAACAGAtaaaggcaagcacaagaaAGTTACAAATACTGCaggtaacaaatatacatttaataTGGCAAGTACATTTAGGCACACCCAATTAAAGCATAAGCAtgtaattcaagtaatatgcatatgatgcatgcctgtcctagggCTGATGAgactcatctgtcagttatccagccaacccgacaagtccaaaaaccttagactgtccctcgatgtgcatccccaagagtctatacatagatttttctcaaataatcaatattgctcaatgggggttacattcccgggaatttatagtgcccggtcacccttacgtcatagggtcaacagagtatcgagttttcaacttGGTATACGTGGTGGCAAGTTACGGTACTTTATCCAGGaaatctcgtatctcagatcattTAATCATCCAAGCCAAGTATCATACATAATCATTCATTTGAATATCCAGCCAAGTATCATATGTGATCATCCGTAACatttcataatcaattcatTGCTTTTCAACTTTACTTCACCTTCAAGTTATCCTCATTTCCTAACTTCATCTGATTATCGGGTTTAACACTATTATTTATGaccaaaagaatgaaaatagaggtttagaactTTGAAATAGGTTTTAAATCCTTAAAAATCATGTTTGCTGGAACAGgtgccacgcgtgcgcgtgggagTGTGAAAATGAAGCTCGCCTGTGCGTCCCTTGTCATGCGTACGAGTAGGTGGAATCTTcatgtcacgtgtacgcgtggatcacgcgtacgcatggacaTGCtctcacgcgtgcgcatggaaCCAGTCACGTGCGCGTTGCAAAAGAACatgcaacgcgtacgcgtgggtgtatGATCTTGAGAAGAAACAGATTCAGTAGCAAGGCTGCAGAATGATAAAAATTAAGTTTTGACATACAATCTTCCAACAACCATAATTTGTtcgatttaaaatatttttcatctgaTCTTTGAATGGCATACACTACACAAacccaattttcattttaaaacaaGTTGGAAACAAATTGTGGGTCTAAAAGACAAGTTATGCCTCGCTGAAGTTCGGCCAAAAACAACTTTTGTAACTTACAAAACCTCTACCTCATTCAAAATAGTTCCCATATTGCCAACACCATAACCTGTACAAGCTAGCTCCAAAAAGGTTCTTCTTCCTCAACACCATAACCACCATGAAAAATCACACTTCACACCAATAACAAAAACATATACATATGCCAAATCCACCATCAATAACTACATACATACATGCCAAAATCCCATAACCAAACCATAGTTCATAAATTACATACTTATATCCTCAAGACAATGATTAACAACATCCTCAAAACAATGATTAACAACATTTCAATCCTTCCACTAATCAGCATCACATCAACCCATATTTAAcaacaaaacactaaaccacaATATACACATACGTTCCAACTTATCCTacggtcatctagcctaagttttcacagaacattatatattgaatgcaagaaacctaaaccataccttggccaattttcACGTAACGATCAAGGAAATTTATCCAACACAGACACAACCACTCAAAATTCAATAAACACTAGGCTCAGCTTCCTCTAAGTTCcaatattcacaatttcaagctaCAATTATTTATTctcaacctaatacacatttataacacatgtatacccaatttaatactcaaagatcaaattcaataaaattaaaatagaattatcatattctcaccttacccaagcttcacataagcaTGAGTGAATGTTTTTCTCAaactaattggatcctaaaacatcaaaaaGCAAGGAATTTCAATACCCATACCATACTTTCAAAAATTGGGAGAAATGAGTGGCTAGGAGTATTTAATGActtacctatgaaattgttcCAATAAAAATGTAGAGCTCGATGCAGTGAAcccgtggccgcaaacggtgcggcgatcggagttCGGACGGAGGATTTACGGGATTCGGAGTTCACCGTAAGGGTTTCGGTAAAGTTTCATTCTCTTCTCCCCTATGTGTGCTtcagttttgtttttgttgaaatGAAGGGGAAGAAAGGCTTGGGTTCATTTAATAGGTCGGTCCGGTTGGACCGACGGCCCGGTTTGGGTTCAGTTCAACTGGTTCAGTCCGTTCAGTCCAATTTTGGACCGTTTTCttcgaaattagtgtcaaaattctcgtttcgatgagctctatcctaatttgatataatatttgcATTTCTAAtattccttattaaaaactaatttattgactaattatctactaatttatcggtgtttacatcctacccacctaacaagaattttgccctcaaaattcaaatttaattaccTAAAAAGAGATATGGGTAGTCCTTTCGCATATCTGATTTGAGTTCCCAAGTATGTTCCTCGATACCAACTTGAATCCAAGCTACTTTTACCAGTGATACTTCCTTCCCACGTAGTCGTTTAACACTGGTGTCATCAATTCTCACTGGAGTTATTGGAAGTGTTAGATCTTCTCTTACTTGAATTTGTTTCGGTTCCAGAACATGACTCACATCAGGAGTATACTTCCAAAGTTGTGATACATAGAACACGTCGTGCAAATTTGAAAGATATGGCGGTAAGGTGATTTTATAAGCCACTGGCCCAATTCTCTTTAGGATCTCAAACGGTCCAATATAACGGGAATTTAGTTTCTTAGTCTTAATAGCTCTTTCCACTCCAGTTGTTGGtgtaaattttagaaaaacatGCTCCCCTTCTTCAAATTCCAAAGGCTTTCGCCTTTGATTAGCATAATTCTTCTGACTGCTCTGGGCTATAAGCATTCGGCTACGAATCTTCTTTATTTGctcagtagtctcagctatcatctcAGGCCCTAGTAAACTTCTTTCTCCAGTTTCATACCAAAATAGTGAAGATTGACATTTTCTACCATACAAAGCCTCATatggagccattccgatgcttgTATGGTAGCTATTATTATAAGTAAACTCCACTAAttgcatataccgatcccagctCACCggctggtccaaaacacaagccctTAGCATATCCTCCAAAGTCTAAATAGTTCTTTCTAACTAATCATATGTCTGAGAGTGATACGCACTACTCAAACTTAACTGACTCCTAAATGCACGCTGAAAAGCTCTCCAGAACCTTGATGTGAAATGAGGATATCTGTCGAATATAATGGTAGAAGGCACACCGTTCAACTTGACAATCTCTTTAATGTACATTCGGGCCAATTTCTCCATTGTGCAACTTATTCGAATGGGGAGAAAGTGAGCTGATTttgtcagtcggtccacaaccACCCAAATAGTGTCACAACCAGACCGGGTTCTAGGCAAACCTATCACAAAATCCATTGCGATACTCTCCCATTTgcattgtggaatctctaaaggcTGAAGGGTTCCTGATGGTCTCTGATGCTCAATCTTAACCTTCTGACACGTTAAACATTTAGATACATACAATGCCACATTATTCTTCATTcctggccaccagaacatcgCTTTCAGATCCTGATACATTTTGGTGCTTCCTGGATAAATTAAAAACCTGCTCTTATGAGCTTCCTTTAAGATACTCTATCGCAAGTCTCCGACATCGGCACAATAATCCGGTTTTTGAACCTCCACAAACCATCTTTACCTTCTGACATTCTCCACTGTCTTCCCTGTTCAATTGTTGGCAATACCTTACGTAACGCTTCACCATCTTTATGAGCCTTCAGAAGTTCTGatttaaaatcacttgagaTCTGCAACTTACTCAAACACAGAATTCCATATTCTTCTCTAACTCCTAGGTTCAAACCTTGAAATGCCTTTAATAACTCTTCTTCTCACAATATCATCTAAGCTGCATATAAAGACTTCCGACTCAAGGCGTCCGCCACAACGTTCGCTTTTCCTGATGGTAATTCAATTCGAAATCATAATATTTCAGAagctccatccacctcctctgacgTATATTCAACTCTTTCTGCTCAAAGAGATATTTCAAACTCTTATGGTATGAGAAGACATGAAACTTAACGCCATAGAGATAATACCTCCATATTTTTAGAGCAAACACAACAACAGTAAGTTCTAAATCGTGAGTCGGATAGTTCATCTCATGCGGGCTTAATTGCT
The Arachis duranensis cultivar V14167 chromosome 5, aradu.V14167.gnm2.J7QH, whole genome shotgun sequence genome window above contains:
- the LOC107488841 gene encoding uncharacterized protein LOC107488841 codes for the protein MAPYEALYGRKCQSSLFWYETGERSLLGPEMIAETTEQIKKIRSRMLIAQSSQKNYANQRRKPLEFEEGEHVFLKFTPTTGVERAIKTKKLNSRYIGPFEILKRIGPVAYKITLPPYLSNLHDVFYVSQLWKYTPDVSHVLEPKQIQVREDLTLPITPVRIDDTSVKRLRGKEVSLVKVAWIQVGIEEHTWELKSDMRKDYPYLFLGN